The Ziziphus jujuba cultivar Dongzao chromosome 5, ASM3175591v1 genome segment gggttctagattattctagggttatgtacaagatatttacatggagtattctagagagattctcatctccattagtctaggtttctcttgaatcctctagaatattccgggcttctcatggatcttcatggagagtgtggagtcttccggttaaacctcaagggttttactcctttttcgcgggacgtgacactaTGGAGTCAATCGGTGCTTAACTAGCAAACTTAACCTGCCCATGTGTCTAATTGAATGAGAGGAGACAACAGATATATACTTTGTGAAACAGGTGAGGTGATAGACATATCTGTGTAAGGTTATTAGTGTTTGTACAAGTGGCCCGCTTCATATAAGgctttcaatttgtttattcacaaaaaacataaataaagaaGTATTTCTCAAAATGTCTTGAGCCTAATCAACGGTGGTTTTTGATTTTCCAACTTGTTCgattaactttttcttttcttttcttttttcccaaaATACTGACCACGAACGGTTTTAATTTGCAATAAGAGTTGGATCTTCAAAATTTCTGATCATAAAAATCTCACTATCAAGTcctagacaaaaaaaaaaaaggcatggaTTAAAAATTTTACGTACCATGATGATTCCCTTAATTATTTCGTCAGTGTAAGACTTCGGATCTGTTTCTTGCATTGCCAATAAAATTATCGATCATTACTTTCTTGACCTCTGATCTTCCCGTTGAAGTGGAATCTCCGGACATAATTTGACGACGCTCCTCAATTAGATCCTGCAAGAACTTATCCATCTTTCTTGATAACTCCATAAACTTCTTCTTCATTCCAAAAAAAATCAACCCACTGCAGGATTGGCAGAAAGTCTCCCGTATTTGCTGCTCCAGAGAGGTCAACGGTTTCCCTCATGACGGCCCGGATTTTCTTAGCCTCCTTAGCATCCCCAGCATCTTCTCCAAAATACCGCTTTCCagcaatcatcatcatcacattGAAGGAGAGCTCAATAAATTTGGATTTCAGCTCAATCTTTCTCTCACCTTGATTGCAACTCTGCACGATTTGATCGAGTAACAACCGGATCTCTCCTTCTCTAACACTGGAAAACATAGCAAGACGAGAAGATGAGAAAATCTCTAAGGTCATGATGCGGCGGTGGTTCCGCCATAGATCGCCATAAGGGGCTACTGCCTCCGTGGAGTAGTTGTAGTGGAGGAGCTTTCCCACCTGCGTTCGTGGCCGATTCGCAAAGACGACGTCGTTCTTGGTGAAGCATTCATCGGCGGCTGAAGGGGAGGAGACTAAGAGAATTGTACGGGATCCACAGCGGAGGAGAAGTATTTGGCCGTACTTGTTGGAAAGAGCTTGTAATGTTCGGTGGACGGGTTCTTTTACAAGATGGAGATGACCAATAATGGGGATTGAAGGTGGGCTTGGTGGCAGGTTCTTGTATTTTGCTGGTTTATCAGTTTTGAAGAGCTTCGTTAGACGAAAATTGAAGATGATGAGAGCAAGGCTGTACCAGTAGAAATCTCCCATTCTGTGGTTTCATATGTCTTCCACAGTTCCACTTGGGAGTTTGGTCGACctccttttaattaattaggctTTCAAAATTTCTTTCTCGACTTTCTCAATTACAAATTGAAATGATTTCCACAACACGTGGTACAGAGTTCCACTATAACATAATTACGATTCtgtttactaaaaaaaaaaaaaaggttgcatCAAGTATCAAAGTTGAGCGAGGACGTCAACCATGACATGTCGAGCACTACAAACAGCTTCTAAAGGTTTGTTCCTTCTGAGTGCAGTTCCAAATTCTGGGTTGATATCCACCAGCTCATGCCCAACCCTTTCCAAATCAAAGCACTGAATGAGAGTTCCCAATGCCAAGGAAATCATTCGGATGCCCATGGCCGCACCTGGACATGCCCTCCTTCCCACTCCAAATGGAATAAATTTGAAGCTTTCTTTTTTCCCGTCCATCGCTTCGAATCTCTCTGGCTTGAACTTGGTGGGTTCCTCCCAAATGTTGGGATTTCTATGAATGGTCCAAACGTTCAACATCAAGATCGTGTCTCGGGGTATGTGAAATCCTCCTACACTGCAATCCTCTGAAGATGAATGTGGCAACAACAGTGGTGCTGCCGGATATAATCTAAGCGTCTCGTTTATGACACAATGAAGATATCGAAGCTTCGGTAGATCTGAGTCCTTCAGCAAACGCCCTGGTCCAACGTGGCAGTCAATCTCTTCTCGAACCTTTTTCAGTACTTCCGGATGATTCAGAAGGAGTGACATTGTCCAATCCATTGTAATTACAGACATTTCAGTTCCAGCAATAAACATCATCtgaatcatatttaattaattatgccaGAGTAAAGTTTTGAGCAACAAGTTCAAAAGCTCTAATTTAGGCTTAATCATGTTTGGAAAATCTTCAAGGAGAATTTTGATATCATGCTCTTGGAATTATGTCCTAAAAAATGTcacacaaaaaatttaaaagtaaattatgaagcaataatttttttaactgatCCTTGCACATCCTGATTGACTGAAACAGAGCTGGGTAGAAAGCAAAATAAATGTATAAGCCGATAAGGTGCTTATAAGTGAATACTGAATGGTGATTAAAATCCATTGTAGTTACAGAAGTTTCAGTTCCAGCAATAAACATCATCtgaatcatatttaattaattatgccaGAGTAAAGTTTTGAGCAACAAGCTCAAAAGCTCTAATTTAGGCTTAATCATGTTTGGAAAATCTTCAAGGAGAATTTTGATATCAAGCTCTCGGAATTATGTCCTAAAAAATGTcacacaaaaaatttaaaagcaaattatgaagcaataatttttttgactGATCCTTGCACATCCTGGTTGACTGAAACAGAGCTGGGTAGAAAGCAAAATAAATGTATAAGCCGATAACGTGCTTATAAGTGAATACTGAATggagattaaaataataaaatgctaaATAAGCAAATAGTAGtactaacaaataatttaataaaggaACACGGATATTACTTACCAGTAAAATTGCTTTGACAACAATGTCGGAGTAATATTCAGGATCTGATTCTTGAAGTGACAATAGACTTTCAATGAGTGTTGTCCTCTTTTCAGACTCCAAAGCTGTAGTAGGATTCAAAGGAGTGCTTTTCTTTTGCCTAATCTCCTCTATCAAACCCTGCAAGAATTCGTCTCGTTGTCTATGCAACATTATCATACTCTTTTTCGATTGTTTATAATCAACCCACCTCAGAATTGGGAAGAAATCACACATGCAGATGGTTAAACTGGCGAAAAATTTATCTTTCATTTCTTGGAGATATTGCTTACCCAAAATTGTGGTGGCGATTTCTTCTTCGATGCATTGCTTCCCTGCAGCCACACTCATCATGATATTGAACAGCAAGGTCGAAAACAAATACTGCAACTCCACCTTTTGGGTTCCATTTCCTATGATCTTCAATAGTTGGCGAACAAAAGAACAAACTTGTTCTTCTCGTATGGCAGAGAATTTCTGTAGGCTTTTCTGAGATAATATTTCAGTGGTGCTGAGGCGCCGGAGGCTGCGCCAAACGTGGCCGTAAGGAGCCCAGACAAAGTTGGCATAATTGTAAGTCAGATAATCGCCGGCCATGGTTCGTGGCCGGTTTGCAAATGTTACATCGTTTTGGGCGAAGCACTCATCAACTGCGGAAGGAGAAGATAGGACGAGGACCGAGCGACAACCAAATTTAAGGGACAAGATTGGACCGTGCTTCAGCGATAGACTCTCTAGTGTTTGACAAAGTGGTTGTTTAAGTAGGTGGAGGTGACCAATTAGTGGCAGAGCGAATGGACCTGGTGGAGAATTTTTGTTGCGGTGGAAGAGGAATTTGGTGATCaaaaaaattgagaggaaaAGAGCTAGATAGTGGTATAAGTGTTccataaatatgaaattcagaGTGATAGAGAGATGAGATGGGGAAGCCACTTCTGCCTACATGATTTTGGTTCTAGTGAGGATCACATATGAGATATGCATCATTATTGGTCGGTCTGTCCCAATAATTCATGTAGATAAGATTTGGTTAAATATCAAAAATGGAGAAATTTTTGCTTGGTGTTGATTGGTCATTGTCGTAGCCGTACACTATTTTCTTAACAATAAttgttcttaattttattttattttattttatttttccacggGTTAATCGTTcttgttttgaaattaaaaggttATGCACTTAatggccaaaaaagaaaaattgttcacctaaaaaataaatcagTAGCCGCTTGTCATTTTTTCGTTTCTCCAACATCAATTGctatttgttcaaaaaaaaaaaagtaacttgtacacaaaaaaacaaaaccacttgtcttttattctttttctttttctattttattttttccttttttcggcTTGTGTAACTATTTGTCTTGAATTTGTAACCATCtgtcttaaaatatatatatatatatatataatatactgtTTTTACGACTTTGGTATTCTCCCCatcgttttctttattttgaaatccaccACGTGATGGGAtgatctttataaatcataataacaattaaCATGTCAAATACGAGACGAGGATCTTCGGGTGCAAGTTAAGACAACTTTGGGCCCACTCGTTTGCAATTACATTTTTCACCCAATATCCTGACAGGGTATTATTGTTACAGGCCCATAAGCTAGGTACGGCATATATGCTCATCGTTTTCCtagttgttgttattttttctaatataatttttttcctaattaaaaGTATTAACTTGTTGTATTTGCGGAGATTCAGGCTTTTCTTGCTTCTCCTGTATGTCGACTCCATCATGAATTTGTTTCCATCAGCTTTTCCATTACAATATTTAAGATAGACCGGTCCCATGGTAGACATAGCGTGCACCCAAATATCTACTAGGTTTCTTGATGTCAAGTTTAATTAGGATCAATGGTCGACCACATGAACATAATCTCCACCTGTGCTTACAACAAATGTTTACATCATCATACATTAGCCATGAATTCTTTCGCAATTATGAATGATAAGGTCGAAAATGTTCAATTACTGGTGTAAAAACTAGATTGAGGACTTTAAAGTGTCCTATGTTTTCCTCCTCCGCACTTAATTGAGACTAATTTTAAACTCTGTTAGCATATATTACGTGTAAGAACTAGATTCAAAAATTTACTTTCAAAATAATTAGTACTCCAAAGGTTTTGAATATTATAATGTTATATTTTCCCAAATGTTTTACAATTTCTCAAAATATGTATTGGTTCCCCAAATGTTTGTGTTTAGACCTTTGTGAAATTAACATTTTGAAATACTTAATATTGtcaaattttgtttataatgTTATATTTTCCCAAAATATTTTACAGTTTTTCAATATGTTTTATATTCTCCAAAGTGTCTGTTTTATACCATTTTTGTTAAATCATTTTGAGATATAGAGAAAGTTTAAAATGGAGAATACAAAAGGCTCTTTTGAACAACTAAATGTGATTAGTTTAtcatgaattttatatttagaaatGTTTTAACATTGtcaaattttgtttataatgTCATATTTCCCCCAATGTTTTACAATTCCTCAAAATGTGTATTAATTCCCCAAAGGCTTGCGTTTAGACCTTCGTGAAATTGTGTTAACATTCAGagctcaaaattttaaaataaaatatttaatgttgtATTTCCCTAAATGTTTTACAATTTAGCAAAATGTTTATTACTTCCCTAAATGTTTGTTTTAGACCCTTGTGAAATTGATTTGGCATACAGagctttaaagttttaaaatagaaTATTTAAACAGCTCTTTTGAACAAGTAAAGGTGATTAGATTATTGAAATTAATGTTTTGAaatgtttaatattttaaaattttgcttaTGATACATTATACTTTCCAAAATCTTTTCctaaaaaatgtttttgagaACTGGTTGTACGTTGGTGGCATTCTTGACGGATTAGAGAGAATTTGAATTGACATGCACGGATGGATGGTAAAGAAGGGTGGAGGAAGTGGAATAGAATATCACGGGCTTGTCTTCCTTATCCCATCGATGTTCCGTACATGTTTCAGCAGTTAAAATAATATTGGGAGTTTTGCTTCTCAATGCAGCAACTCCTCGAAGAAATACAGCAGCAGACCAAAGTAATAGTAAATTAGTTACCAAATGGCCCAGGCTTAAAAAGTAAATGTTCGAGAGTTTCAATCCAATCaaccacaccccccccccccccccccccccc includes the following:
- the LOC107420536 gene encoding cytochrome P450 81C13: MEHLYHYLALFLSIFLITKFLFHRNKNSPPGPFALPLIGHLHLLKQPLCQTLESLSLKHGPILSLKFGCRSVLVLSSPSAVDECFAQNDVTFANRPRTMAGDYLTYNYANFVWAPYGHVWRSLRRLSTTEILSQKSLQKFSAIREEQVCSFVRQLLKIIGNGTQKVELQYLFSTLLFNIMMSVAAGKQCIEEEIATTILGKQYLQEMKDKFFASLTICMCDFFPILRWVDYKQSKKSMIMLHRQRDEFLQGLIEEIRQKKSTPLNPTTALESEKRTTLIESLLSLQESDPEYYSDIVVKAILLMMFIAGTEMSVITMDWTMSLLLNHPEVLKKVREEIDCHVGPGRLLKDSDLPKLRYLHCVINETLRLYPAAPLLLPHSSSEDCSVGGFHIPRDTILMLNVWTIHRNPNIWEEPTKFKPERFEAMDGKKESFKFIPFGVGRRACPGAAMGIRMISLALGTLIQCFDLERVGHELVDINPEFGTALRRNKPLEAVCSARHVMVDVLAQL
- the LOC107420510 gene encoding cytochrome P450 81Q32, with protein sequence MGDFYWYSLALIIFNFRLTKLFKTDKPAKYKNLPPSPPSIPIIGHLHLVKEPVHRTLQALSNKYGQILLLRCGSRTILLVSSPSAADECFTKNDVVFANRPRTQVGKLLHYNYSTEAVAPYGDLWRNHRRIMTLEIFSSSRLAMFSSVREGEIRLLLDQIVQSCNQGERKIELKSKFIELSFNVMMMIAGKRYFGEDAGDAKEAKKIRAVMRETVDLSGAANTGDFLPILQWVDFFWNEEEVYGVIKKDG